The Candidatus Manganitrophus noduliformans genome includes a window with the following:
- a CDS encoding site-specific integrase translates to MAYLVLNHHGFLSIRFRVKVAGKLIQCCEGTKIRAKKSGDTFIPDDPRAFEALEKWVRDITHEIDAGEFSYLRHFPQGNKAKLFKPGGPRVFRDHAEEWLKKKAPPELRLSTHQSYTSITNFYLIPLFGDSPLFQFSESVDRITEALKKKLVDQKASPRTMKYTFVVLRMMLKTAKIDFPIPRFSGANRRRPLAFCTEAERDLYLCTVDPFYEPWFFIQFHTGMRPSEQLALREKNFDFAYKRIEVYNAIVRGEEGPTKTDGGQRTIDMEPGVEAALFRWMKIRKKIKADHDLFFCRPNGLPLDQEYLSKHVWHKWMKKADLRRREMYSTRHTFATIALTQGRSPAWVAQTMGDRIETVLKNYFHFLPDLGKVVNRSPQPDKRHP, encoded by the coding sequence ATGGCCTACCTCGTCCTCAATCATCATGGTTTTCTCTCGATCCGCTTCCGCGTGAAGGTCGCCGGTAAGCTGATCCAGTGTTGCGAGGGAACGAAGATCCGCGCGAAGAAATCCGGCGACACCTTCATCCCCGACGATCCTCGCGCGTTCGAAGCGCTCGAGAAGTGGGTCCGCGATATCACCCATGAGATCGATGCCGGGGAGTTTTCCTATCTTCGCCACTTCCCCCAGGGGAACAAGGCAAAGCTGTTTAAACCGGGGGGCCCGCGGGTCTTCCGGGATCACGCCGAGGAGTGGCTGAAAAAGAAAGCGCCGCCCGAGCTGCGTCTCTCCACCCATCAATCCTATACCTCGATCACAAACTTTTACCTGATTCCGCTCTTCGGAGACTCCCCCCTTTTCCAGTTTTCAGAGAGTGTCGACCGGATTACCGAAGCGCTCAAGAAAAAGCTCGTTGACCAGAAGGCTTCTCCCAGGACGATGAAGTACACCTTTGTCGTTCTTCGAATGATGTTGAAGACGGCAAAGATCGACTTCCCGATTCCCCGCTTCTCAGGGGCCAACCGGCGCCGTCCGTTGGCCTTCTGTACCGAGGCCGAAAGAGACCTGTATCTTTGTACAGTAGATCCGTTTTACGAACCCTGGTTCTTTATCCAGTTTCACACCGGAATGCGGCCGTCCGAGCAGCTTGCGCTCCGGGAGAAGAATTTCGATTTTGCTTACAAGAGGATCGAGGTTTACAATGCGATCGTCCGCGGCGAGGAGGGGCCGACCAAAACGGACGGCGGACAGCGAACCATCGACATGGAGCCGGGGGTCGAAGCTGCCCTTTTTCGATGGATGAAGATTCGAAAGAAGATCAAAGCCGACCACGATCTTTTTTTCTGCCGGCCGAACGGTTTACCCCTCGATCAGGAATATCTCTCAAAACACGTCTGGCACAAATGGATGAAGAAAGCGGATCTCCGCCGGCGGGAGATGTATTCCACCCGGCACACCTTCGCCACCATCGCACTCACTCAGGGACGCTCCCCGGCCTGGGTCGCACAAACGATGGGGGACCGGATCGAGACAGTCTTAAAAAACTACTTTCACTTCCTGCCGGACCTGGGAAAAGTGGTGAACCGTTCACCACAACCCGATAAAAGACACCCATAA
- a CDS encoding helix-turn-helix domain-containing protein — protein MQIIQGLTERLKLLIAEKFKGKPGRLARLAGISPGTFQRYIDGSSIPGGETLFKIHEASGVSIDWLLLGKEVTPEAIDTEVKEIADLVSEKGRREEWLSYGRYLATGEKQITLSPNFLMLLEKVPPNQRPEVISGWIEQAKRAEEALRLRGFGQPQPTPQKSNQPKKDNEKKAR, from the coding sequence GTGCAGATTATTCAAGGGCTTACAGAAAGGCTAAAACTTCTTATCGCTGAAAAGTTCAAAGGAAAGCCGGGTAGACTCGCGCGTCTTGCCGGGATAAGCCCAGGAACTTTTCAGCGGTATATCGATGGAAGCAGCATCCCAGGAGGGGAAACTCTTTTTAAAATCCACGAAGCATCAGGGGTTTCGATTGATTGGCTTCTACTTGGAAAGGAGGTGACGCCCGAGGCAATCGACACGGAGGTCAAAGAGATCGCGGATCTCGTCTCGGAAAAAGGAAGGCGGGAAGAGTGGCTATCCTACGGCCGATATCTCGCCACAGGTGAAAAACAGATCACGCTTAGTCCGAATTTTTTGATGTTGCTTGAGAAGGTCCCACCAAATCAGCGACCGGAGGTAATAAGCGGATGGATAGAACAAGCGAAAAGAGCAGAAGAAGCGTTACGTTTGAGGGGTTTCGGACAGCCACAGCCCACCCCTCAGAAATCGAATCAGCCGAAGAAAGACAACGAAAAGAAGGCTCGATAA
- a CDS encoding pentapeptide repeat-containing protein: MKFEIKSRWDGSVLFSIETESWRLAVEAALKARANLRYADLRSANLRYADLRYANLSYANLRSADLSSADLSYADLRSADLSSADLSYADLSSADLSSADLRSADLSSADLSSADLSSADLSSADLSYAKNLSPFLCTPLLMLLDQPGKIRAYKLVNADGEGPYNGGIKYEMDGEYSEKKANTDPNKHCGAGINLATLDWCMKEWREGYKILIAEFTAKDIAAIPTGTDGKFRCKKVKIVGEVDLKKIGLVKEAEKVRP, translated from the coding sequence ATGAAATTCGAGATTAAATCACGATGGGACGGCTCGGTACTATTTTCGATTGAAACGGAATCATGGAGGCTGGCTGTTGAGGCGGCCCTTAAAGCAAGGGCGAACCTCCGCTATGCGGACCTCCGCTCTGCGAACCTCCGCTATGCGGACCTCCGCTATGCGAACCTCAGCTATGCGAACCTCCGCTCTGCGGACCTCAGCTCTGCGGACCTCAGCTATGCGGACCTCCGCTCTGCGGACCTCAGCTCTGCGGACCTCAGCTATGCGGACCTCAGCTCTGCGGACCTCAGCTCTGCGGACCTCCGCTCTGCGGACCTCAGCTCTGCGGACCTCAGCTCTGCGGACCTCAGCTCTGCGGACCTCAGCTCTGCGGACCTCAGCTATGCGAAAAACCTTTCCCCGTTTCTTTGTACTCCTCTTTTGATGTTGTTGGATCAACCCGGAAAGATTAGGGCCTACAAACTCGTTAATGCCGATGGTGAGGGGCCATACAACGGCGGGATCAAATACGAGATGGACGGTGAATATTCAGAGAAAAAAGCGAACACAGATCCGAACAAGCATTGCGGAGCCGGGATTAATCTTGCCACGCTCGATTGGTGCATGAAGGAATGGAGAGAAGGGTACAAGATTCTAATAGCCGAATTTACAGCAAAAGATATCGCCGCGATTCCGACCGGAACAGACGGGAAGTTCCGATGTAAGAAAGTCAAAATTGTCGGAGAAGTGGATTTAAAAAAGATCGGTCTGGTTAAAGAAGCGGAAAAGGTGCGGCCATGA
- a CDS encoding KTSC domain-containing protein, with protein sequence MSETSFQMEPVESTNIAARGYDPETQTLRIELKGGGVYDYPDFTPQEYEDFKSSPSAGKFFFSKIKGKLFKKIK encoded by the coding sequence ATGAGTGAAACATCTTTTCAAATGGAACCGGTTGAATCGACCAATATCGCGGCGCGTGGGTACGATCCGGAGACACAAACGCTTCGCATTGAGCTTAAAGGCGGTGGTGTTTACGACTATCCCGATTTTACTCCCCAGGAGTATGAAGATTTCAAGTCGTCGCCGTCGGCCGGGAAATTTTTCTTTTCAAAAATCAAGGGAAAGTTGTTCAAGAAAATCAAATAG
- a CDS encoding phage replication initiation protein, NGO0469 family — protein MSTASTVSIDDSGDFEHPPVCTTLGRCFKIVDIGTQRGEYMGEPTKKRKMIVSFELPTKLMQDGRPFVVSKFWTRSLHKNADFRKDLETWRGIAFTEEELKAFDINRLLTKPCMLSIVAKGGGKEGVKVGAITGVPDGITIPAQVNPSFSFWIGDWNQEKFESLTDGVKALIMRSDEYKAMVGGGAQVPAAAAAGGSSAAKVPF, from the coding sequence ATGTCAACAGCAAGCACAGTCAGTATTGATGATAGCGGAGATTTCGAACATCCGCCGGTGTGTACAACCCTTGGACGGTGTTTCAAGATTGTAGACATTGGAACACAACGCGGAGAATACATGGGGGAACCAACGAAAAAACGGAAGATGATCGTGTCTTTTGAACTTCCCACAAAACTGATGCAGGACGGTCGGCCGTTTGTTGTAAGTAAATTTTGGACGCGATCTCTTCACAAAAATGCCGATTTTCGAAAGGACCTGGAAACCTGGCGCGGAATCGCTTTTACCGAAGAAGAGCTTAAGGCATTCGATATTAATCGGCTTCTCACGAAACCTTGCATGCTTTCCATTGTCGCAAAAGGCGGTGGAAAAGAGGGGGTGAAGGTTGGGGCGATTACCGGCGTTCCCGACGGCATCACTATTCCCGCGCAAGTCAACCCGTCTTTCTCCTTCTGGATCGGCGATTGGAATCAGGAGAAATTTGAATCGCTGACGGACGGAGTGAAAGCCTTAATCATGCGTTCAGATGAGTATAAGGCGATGGTCGGAGGCGGTGCTCAGGTTCCGGCCGCGGCGGCCGCTGGTGGTTCAAGCGCTGCGAAGGTTCCATTCTAA